Proteins co-encoded in one Sulfuricystis thermophila genomic window:
- a CDS encoding archease, which yields MKWETFAHDADVGVRGLGATLAEAFAGAAMALTAVITDPTKVGGSETARIECAAPDDELLLLDWLNALIYEMATRKLLFSRFAVSIEDHHLVATAWGEAIDVARHQPAAEIKGASFCELKVERLPDGQWLAQCVVDV from the coding sequence ATGAAATGGGAGACATTCGCACACGATGCCGACGTCGGCGTGCGCGGGCTGGGCGCGACGCTGGCCGAGGCCTTTGCCGGCGCGGCCATGGCGCTCACCGCGGTGATCACCGATCCCACGAAAGTCGGCGGTTCCGAGACGGCACGGATCGAGTGCGCCGCGCCCGATGACGAACTGCTGCTGCTCGACTGGCTCAATGCGCTGATCTACGAGATGGCGACACGGAAGCTCTTGTTCTCGCGCTTCGCGGTGAGCATCGAAGATCATCATCTCGTGGCGACCGCCTGGGGCGAAGCCATCGATGTCGCGCGTCACCAGCCGGCCGCCGAGATCAAGGGGGCGAGTTTCTGCGAACTGAAAGTCGAGCGCCTTCCCGATGGGCAATGGCTCGCGCAGTGTGTGGTCGATGTCTGA
- a CDS encoding BCAM0308 family protein → MKANVPAAGFRPVRRDQLRPERIHDTYQLTHKLAEPSVCKVCGAIYHAGRWQWGSPPGGAHEVTCPACARIRDHLPMGYVQLSGDYFAAHRDELLKLVRHREEKEKAEHPLARIMAIEDQADGGVLVTTTDSHLARSIGEALEHAHKGELEFHYNEGDNLLRVFWER, encoded by the coding sequence ATGAAAGCCAACGTTCCAGCTGCCGGTTTCCGTCCCGTGCGGCGCGACCAGCTGCGCCCGGAACGGATCCACGACACCTACCAGCTCACCCACAAGCTCGCCGAGCCGTCGGTGTGCAAGGTCTGTGGCGCGATCTACCATGCCGGACGCTGGCAATGGGGCAGCCCACCGGGCGGCGCCCATGAAGTCACCTGCCCGGCCTGCGCGCGCATCCGCGACCATCTGCCGATGGGCTATGTGCAGCTTTCCGGCGATTACTTCGCCGCCCATCGAGACGAGCTGCTCAAGCTCGTGCGCCACCGCGAGGAAAAGGAAAAGGCCGAACACCCGCTGGCGCGCATCATGGCCATCGAGGATCAGGCCGACGGCGGCGTGCTGGTGACCACCACCGACAGCCATCTCGCACGCTCCATCGGCGAGGCGTTGGAGCACGCCCACAAAGGCGAGCTGGAATTCCATTACAACGAAGGGGACAACCTGCTGCGCGTGTTCTGGGAACGGTAG
- a CDS encoding Lon protease family protein: protein MTVPAPLSPDQLSRRCDPAQLGFATTADAPAASSGITQERALAALQFAIETRAPGFNVFLLGEPGCGRHRLVARLLDEQAPRQAVPPDLCYVYNFADSNRPRLLILPSGRGARLKADMQHFVAELAKAIAAAFESDTFRGQAEALQEEYKEREDQALRQLGQTASENGIALLRTPQGFMFAPLKGEETMGPEDFEALPDAEKERLNKLIEAYGDQLRELLHQFPRWRRELQARLLALSRETMTLAVGHLIEELKAHYADLANVVAFLDEVMRDVVDSAEELRETKGEAEGPASAIAGNLPLSRYQVNLFIDHGATQGAPVIFEDQPSFQNLIGRVDHIAHMGTLITHFTMIRAGALARANGGYLVLDVEKVLGQPYAWEGLKRALRARELRIESLGQIFGLLSTLTIEPEPIPLDLKVILIGERHLYYLLKEYDPEFEQLFKVAADFDDAVPRDAPTIARYAGFIADEVRAKALRPFDAAAVARVIDHAARLADDAARLTTATRLIADLLVEADYHAARAQHTVVGAADVEAALAARRTRSERLQRLGIDEIHRGVRLIDLAGSQVGQINGLVVFDLGGERFGQPVRISATIRLGEGEVIDIEREAELGGPIHSKGVMILASFLAARYARLQPFSLTASLVFEQSYGPVEGDSASLAELAALLSALANAPIRQAIAVTGSVNQFGQVQAIGGVNEKVEGFFDTCQAAGLTGEQGVIIPQANLAHLMLRPDVVEACAAGRFHLWAVSTVDQAIELLTGVPAGLPDEQGNIPPDTINYLVAVQLAEMATLRQAFAEAHGGGHKKQQKKH from the coding sequence ATGACCGTCCCCGCTCCCCTCAGTCCCGATCAGCTCAGCCGTCGCTGCGACCCCGCGCAGCTGGGCTTTGCCACGACGGCCGACGCCCCTGCGGCCTCTTCCGGCATCACCCAGGAACGCGCCCTCGCGGCGCTGCAGTTCGCGATCGAGACGCGCGCGCCGGGCTTCAATGTCTTCCTGCTCGGCGAACCTGGCTGCGGCCGCCATCGTCTGGTGGCCAGGCTGCTCGATGAACAGGCGCCACGGCAAGCCGTGCCGCCGGACCTTTGCTATGTCTATAACTTCGCCGACAGCAACCGGCCGCGGCTTTTGATCCTGCCGTCCGGTCGCGGCGCGCGCCTGAAGGCCGACATGCAGCATTTCGTCGCCGAACTGGCCAAGGCGATCGCCGCCGCCTTCGAGAGCGACACCTTCCGCGGCCAGGCCGAGGCCCTGCAGGAGGAATACAAGGAGCGAGAAGACCAGGCGCTGCGCCAGCTCGGACAAACCGCCAGCGAAAACGGCATCGCGCTGTTGCGCACCCCGCAGGGCTTCATGTTCGCGCCGCTCAAGGGCGAGGAAACGATGGGGCCGGAAGATTTCGAAGCTCTGCCCGACGCAGAGAAGGAACGCCTCAACAAGCTGATCGAAGCATACGGGGACCAGCTGCGCGAGCTCTTGCATCAGTTCCCGCGCTGGCGGCGCGAGTTGCAGGCGCGCCTGTTGGCGCTGAGCCGGGAGACCATGACCCTGGCGGTCGGTCATCTGATCGAGGAACTCAAGGCGCACTATGCCGATCTCGCCAACGTCGTCGCCTTCCTCGACGAAGTGATGCGCGACGTCGTCGACAGCGCCGAGGAACTGCGCGAAACGAAGGGCGAGGCGGAAGGCCCCGCCAGCGCCATCGCCGGCAACCTGCCGCTGTCGCGCTATCAGGTCAACCTCTTCATCGACCACGGCGCGACGCAAGGTGCGCCGGTGATCTTCGAAGACCAGCCGAGCTTCCAGAACCTGATCGGCCGTGTCGACCACATCGCCCACATGGGCACGCTGATCACCCATTTCACGATGATCCGCGCCGGCGCGCTCGCCCGCGCCAACGGCGGCTATCTGGTGCTCGACGTCGAGAAAGTCCTCGGCCAGCCCTATGCCTGGGAAGGGCTGAAACGCGCACTGCGCGCGCGCGAGCTGCGCATCGAATCGCTCGGCCAGATTTTCGGTCTGCTCTCGACGCTGACCATCGAGCCGGAGCCGATTCCGCTCGACCTCAAGGTGATCCTGATCGGCGAGCGCCATCTCTACTATCTGCTCAAGGAATACGATCCGGAATTCGAACAGCTCTTCAAGGTGGCGGCCGATTTCGACGATGCGGTGCCGCGCGATGCCCCGACCATCGCCCGCTATGCCGGCTTCATCGCCGACGAAGTGCGCGCCAAAGCGCTGCGCCCCTTCGATGCCGCGGCGGTAGCGCGGGTGATCGATCATGCGGCGCGGCTGGCCGACGATGCCGCGCGCCTGACCACCGCGACGCGCCTGATCGCCGACCTCTTGGTCGAGGCCGATTACCACGCCGCGCGCGCGCAGCACACCGTCGTCGGCGCCGCCGATGTCGAGGCCGCACTCGCCGCCCGCCGCACGCGCAGCGAGCGCCTGCAGCGGCTGGGCATCGACGAGATCCACCGTGGCGTGCGCCTGATCGACCTGGCCGGCAGCCAGGTCGGGCAAATCAATGGTCTGGTGGTCTTCGATCTCGGTGGGGAGCGCTTCGGCCAGCCGGTGCGCATCAGCGCGACGATCCGCCTCGGCGAGGGCGAGGTGATCGACATCGAGCGTGAGGCCGAACTCGGCGGCCCGATCCACTCGAAGGGCGTGATGATCCTCGCCTCCTTCCTCGCCGCCCGTTATGCGCGGCTGCAGCCCTTCTCGCTCACCGCCAGCCTGGTGTTCGAGCAGTCCTACGGCCCGGTCGAGGGCGATTCCGCGTCGCTCGCCGAACTCGCGGCACTGCTTTCGGCGCTGGCCAATGCACCGATCCGCCAAGCCATCGCCGTCACCGGCTCGGTCAACCAGTTCGGCCAGGTGCAGGCGATCGGCGGCGTCAACGAAAAGGTCGAGGGTTTCTTCGACACCTGTCAGGCCGCGGGGCTCACCGGTGAGCAGGGCGTGATCATCCCTCAAGCCAACCTCGCCCATCTGATGCTGCGTCCGGATGTGGTGGAAGCCTGCGCGGCCGGCCGCTTCCACCTCTGGGCCGTGTCTACCGTCGATCAGGCTATCGAGCTCTTGACCGGCGTGCCCGCCGGCCTGCCCGACGAACAGGGCAACATCCCACCCGACACGATCAATTATCTCGTCGCCGTGCAGCTCGCCGAGATGGCCACCCTGCGCCAGGCGTTCGCCGAGGCCCATGGCGGCGGCCACAAGAAGCAGCAGAAAAAACACTGA
- a CDS encoding acyl carrier protein: MNPSELRQRVITTLQGIAPEVDAARLRDDLPLRRQVDLDSMDWLNFLLGLNKALGIEIPEKDYARLTTLSALLDYLQHKLTERSAS, encoded by the coding sequence ATGAACCCCAGCGAATTGCGCCAACGGGTCATCACCACGCTGCAGGGCATCGCCCCGGAGGTGGATGCCGCGCGCCTGCGCGACGATCTGCCGCTCAGGCGCCAGGTCGATCTCGATTCGATGGACTGGCTCAACTTCCTGCTCGGCCTGAACAAAGCGCTGGGCATCGAGATTCCCGAAAAGGATTATGCCCGGCTCACCACGCTGAGCGCGCTGCTCGATTACTTGCAACACAAACTCACCGAAAGGAGTGCATCATGA
- the pdhA gene encoding pyruvate dehydrogenase (acetyl-transferring) E1 component subunit alpha encodes MVIEHRPPPPPSGPVPWEKDFALKLLADMVRIRRMEEKCAELYGVGKIRGFLHLYIGEEAVAVGALHALTPQDNVVATYREHGHALVRGLSMNAIMAEMYGKQEGCVKGRGGSMHLFDKATRLYGGNAIVGGGLPLATGLALAAKMLAEDRITACFFGDGAVAEGAFHEAMNLAALWRLPVLFCCENNLYGMGTAIERAEAVTDLSAKAAAYGMPGLAADGMDIVAVHETTRAALARIKSDGGPVFVEYRTYRFRAHSMFDAELYRDKDEVEAWKTRGPIHTFTARLKSEGKLSEAEFLALDAAAQREVDEAVAFAEAGSWEPVEAMLRDVYSS; translated from the coding sequence ATGGTCATCGAGCATCGCCCGCCACCGCCGCCTTCCGGTCCCGTGCCCTGGGAGAAAGACTTTGCGCTGAAGCTGCTCGCCGACATGGTGCGCATCCGGCGCATGGAAGAGAAATGCGCCGAACTCTACGGCGTCGGCAAGATCCGCGGTTTCTTGCACCTCTACATCGGCGAGGAAGCGGTCGCCGTCGGCGCACTGCACGCGCTCACGCCGCAAGACAACGTCGTCGCCACCTACCGCGAGCATGGCCATGCGCTGGTGCGGGGACTGTCGATGAATGCGATCATGGCTGAGATGTATGGCAAGCAGGAGGGCTGCGTGAAGGGCCGCGGCGGTTCGATGCACCTGTTCGACAAAGCGACGCGGCTGTATGGCGGCAATGCGATCGTCGGCGGTGGTCTGCCGCTCGCCACCGGGCTTGCGCTGGCGGCGAAGATGCTGGCTGAGGATCGCATCACCGCCTGCTTCTTCGGTGACGGCGCGGTCGCCGAAGGCGCCTTTCACGAGGCGATGAACCTCGCCGCGCTGTGGCGGCTGCCGGTGCTGTTCTGCTGCGAGAACAATCTATACGGCATGGGCACGGCGATCGAGCGCGCCGAGGCGGTGACCGATCTTTCCGCCAAGGCAGCCGCCTATGGCATGCCGGGCCTCGCCGCCGATGGCATGGACATCGTTGCGGTGCATGAGACCACGCGCGCGGCGCTGGCTCGCATCAAAAGCGACGGTGGGCCGGTGTTCGTCGAATATCGCACCTACCGCTTCCGCGCCCACTCGATGTTCGATGCCGAGCTCTACCGCGACAAGGACGAGGTCGAAGCCTGGAAGACGCGCGGACCGATCCACACCTTCACGGCTCGCCTCAAGAGCGAGGGCAAGCTCAGCGAGGCGGAATTCCTCGCCCTCGATGCCGCCGCGCAGCGCGAAGTGGATGAGGCGGTGGCCTTCGCCGAAGCCGGCAGCTGGGAACCCGTCGAGGCGATGCTCAGGGACGTGTATTCATCATGA
- the acsA gene encoding acetate--CoA ligase, which yields MEPTAIIRKTSVDWRVPPNLADYAGERSRFDWQAVAGRLAGPRGVNIGWAATDRWLASEKAEKAAFRFLAADQPPQEMTYAELARQTNRFANLLRQLGCAPGSVVFVLAERIPELYVSVLGSLKCGCVASPLFSAFGPEPIATRINLGRGRVLVTTDLLYERKVAGWREAMPTLEHVLLVAAEGGQTAVPGTHDFATLMAAASDAPVAGATAAEDLALLHFTSGTTGTPKGAMHVHAAMLTHWATGYYALDLHEDDLFWCTADPGWVTGTSYGIIAPLLHGVTSLVDREEFDAERWYGLLQEQGVTVWYTAPTAIRMLMKAGAELAQQYRFPQLRFIASVGEPLNPEAVRWGKEVLGLPIHDNWWQTETGGIMIANTPAFDIKPGSMGRPLPGVEAAIVKRHDDGSVSVIDTPDVEGELALKTGWPSMFRGYLNNEERYRKCFAGEWYLTGDLAKRDADGYFWFLGRADDVIKSAGHLIGPFEVESALMEHPAVAEAGVIGKPDPVVGEMVKAFVSLKKGWEDSEALRKELLAHARKRLGAAVAPKEIAVLPSLPRTRSGKIMRRLLKARELGLPEGDTSTLEGGV from the coding sequence ATGGAACCGACGGCGATCATCCGCAAGACATCGGTCGATTGGCGTGTGCCGCCGAACCTCGCTGATTACGCAGGCGAGCGCAGCCGCTTCGACTGGCAGGCCGTGGCCGGGCGGCTCGCCGGGCCGAGGGGCGTGAACATCGGCTGGGCCGCGACCGACCGCTGGCTGGCAAGCGAGAAAGCCGAGAAAGCGGCGTTCCGCTTCCTCGCCGCGGACCAGCCCCCGCAGGAGATGACCTATGCCGAGCTGGCACGGCAAACCAATCGCTTCGCGAACCTGCTGCGGCAATTGGGCTGCGCGCCGGGCAGCGTCGTGTTCGTGCTCGCCGAGCGCATTCCCGAGCTCTATGTCAGCGTGCTCGGCAGCCTGAAATGCGGCTGCGTCGCATCCCCGCTGTTTTCCGCCTTCGGCCCGGAGCCGATCGCGACGCGCATCAACCTGGGCCGGGGCAGGGTGCTGGTGACCACCGATCTGCTCTACGAGCGCAAGGTGGCAGGCTGGCGCGAGGCGATGCCGACGCTCGAACATGTGCTGCTCGTCGCGGCGGAAGGTGGCCAGACCGCAGTGCCCGGCACCCATGACTTCGCCACGCTGATGGCCGCGGCCAGCGACGCGCCGGTCGCTGGAGCCACTGCGGCAGAAGATCTCGCGCTGCTGCATTTCACCAGCGGCACGACCGGCACGCCGAAGGGCGCGATGCACGTGCATGCGGCGATGCTGACGCACTGGGCGACGGGCTACTACGCGCTCGACCTCCATGAAGACGACCTCTTCTGGTGCACCGCCGATCCGGGCTGGGTGACCGGCACCTCCTACGGCATCATCGCGCCGCTGTTGCACGGCGTGACGAGCCTCGTCGACCGCGAGGAGTTCGATGCCGAGCGTTGGTATGGCCTCTTGCAGGAGCAGGGTGTCACGGTCTGGTATACCGCGCCGACGGCGATCCGCATGCTGATGAAGGCCGGCGCGGAGCTGGCGCAACAATACCGCTTTCCGCAACTGCGTTTCATCGCCAGCGTCGGCGAGCCGCTCAATCCGGAAGCCGTCCGGTGGGGCAAGGAGGTACTCGGCCTGCCGATCCATGACAACTGGTGGCAGACCGAAACCGGCGGCATCATGATCGCCAACACGCCCGCCTTCGACATCAAGCCGGGTTCGATGGGCCGGCCGCTGCCCGGCGTCGAGGCAGCGATCGTGAAGCGCCACGATGACGGCAGCGTGAGCGTGATCGACACGCCCGATGTCGAGGGCGAGCTGGCGCTGAAAACCGGCTGGCCGTCGATGTTCCGCGGTTATCTGAACAACGAGGAACGCTATCGCAAATGCTTCGCCGGCGAGTGGTATCTGACCGGCGATCTGGCCAAACGCGATGCCGACGGCTATTTCTGGTTCCTCGGCCGCGCCGATGACGTGATCAAGTCGGCTGGCCATCTGATCGGGCCGTTCGAGGTCGAAAGCGCGCTGATGGAGCATCCGGCGGTCGCCGAAGCCGGCGTGATCGGCAAGCCCGACCCGGTGGTCGGCGAAATGGTCAAGGCCTTCGTCTCGCTGAAGAAGGGCTGGGAAGACAGCGAAGCCTTGCGCAAGGAACTGCTCGCCCATGCGCGCAAGAGACTCGGCGCCGCCGTCGCGCCGAAGGAAATCGCCGTATTGCCGAGCCTGCCACGCACCCGCAGTGGCAAGATCATGCGCCGGCTGCTGAAGGCGCGCGAACTGGGATTGCCCGAGGGCGATACTTCGACGCTCGAAGGAGGAGTGTGA
- a CDS encoding alpha-ketoacid dehydrogenase subunit beta, translated as MSRKLTYREAMREAMREALQRDPRVILIGEDVGRYGGTYAFSKGFLDEFGPERIRDTPLAELGFVGTGIGAALGGLRPIVEVMTVNFSLLALDQIVNTAALFHHMSGGQFSVPLVIRMATGAGRQLAAQHSHSLEGWYAHIPGIKVLAPATIEDARHMLAPALADPDPVVIFEHAGLFNLEGELPDIDGVDIASAKLRRTGRDVALITYGGCLPKTLAAAEMLAAEGIEAEVLDLRVLRPLDTAGIVATVAKCHRAVVIDENWKSGGFAAEVMARIMENAFYELDAPVARVCAEEVPIPYAKHLEEAALPQAEKIVAAVKEMFA; from the coding sequence ATGAGCCGGAAGCTCACTTACCGCGAGGCGATGCGCGAAGCGATGCGCGAAGCGCTGCAGCGCGACCCGCGCGTCATCCTGATCGGCGAGGATGTCGGCCGCTATGGCGGCACCTATGCGTTCTCGAAGGGCTTCCTCGACGAGTTCGGCCCGGAACGCATCCGCGACACGCCCCTGGCGGAGCTCGGTTTCGTCGGCACCGGCATCGGCGCGGCGCTGGGCGGGCTGCGGCCGATCGTCGAGGTGATGACGGTGAATTTCAGCCTGCTGGCGCTCGATCAGATCGTCAATACCGCAGCGCTGTTCCACCATATGTCGGGCGGACAGTTCTCGGTGCCGCTGGTGATCCGCATGGCCACCGGCGCCGGTCGCCAGCTCGCCGCGCAGCATTCGCACAGCCTCGAAGGCTGGTATGCGCACATCCCCGGCATCAAGGTGCTGGCGCCGGCGACGATCGAGGATGCCCGCCACATGCTCGCCCCCGCGCTGGCCGATCCCGATCCGGTGGTGATCTTCGAACATGCCGGCCTGTTCAACCTGGAAGGCGAGCTGCCGGACATCGATGGCGTCGACATCGCCTCTGCGAAGCTGCGCCGCACGGGCCGCGATGTGGCGCTGATCACCTATGGCGGCTGCCTGCCCAAAACCCTCGCCGCCGCGGAGATGCTCGCAGCCGAAGGCATCGAAGCCGAGGTGCTCGACCTGCGCGTGCTGCGGCCGCTCGACACGGCGGGCATCGTCGCCACGGTGGCGAAATGCCATCGCGCAGTGGTCATCGACGAGAACTGGAAGAGCGGCGGCTTCGCGGCGGAGGTGATGGCGCGCATCATGGAAAATGCCTTCTATGAGCTCGATGCGCCGGTGGCGCGCGTCTGCGCCGAGGAAGTGCCGATCCCCTATGCGAAACATCTGGAGGAGGCGGCGCTGCCACAAGCCGAGAAGATCGTCGCCGCCGTGAAGGAGATGTTCGCATGA
- the polX gene encoding DNA polymerase/3'-5' exonuclease PolX: MPIHNADIAAIFTEIADLLEIEGANPFRIRAYRNAARIVGEWSRELRTLVERGEDLTRLPGIGADLAAKIREIVETGKCRALEKLRQELPPAITELLHIPGLGPKRVRTLWHELDVQTLEQLARAARDGRIRALPGFGAKTEANILQAVEQHLSQSKRLKLAIAAQYADSLAAWLKGAPAVERIEVAGSFRRSRETVGDLDLLVATHDAQAVMRRFTAYEEMRDVLAAGETRGSVILKSGLQVDLRVIEPESWGAALLYFTGSKAHNIALRRLAQEAGLKLNEYGLFRGRQRLAGGSEEDVYAALGLDWIPPELREDRGEIGAARTHRLPKLVTLADLRGDLHVHTQATDGHDTLEAMAAEAQRLGFEYLAITEHSQRLKMVHGLDARRLREQCAKIDRLNEGFKGFRLLKGIEVDILEDGRLDLPDDVLGELDLVVAAIHSRFDLPRAKQTERILRALDHPYVSILAHPSGRLIDARPPFDVDMARIVRAAKQRGCFLELNAHPERLDLTDSDCLLAKDEGVLVAIDSDAHSRADFANLRFGVGQARRGWLEAKDVLNTRPLAELSSLLARTRK; encoded by the coding sequence ATGCCCATCCATAATGCCGACATCGCGGCGATCTTCACCGAGATCGCCGATCTGCTCGAGATCGAGGGCGCCAACCCGTTTCGCATCCGCGCCTACCGCAATGCGGCACGCATCGTCGGCGAATGGTCACGCGAACTGCGCACCCTCGTCGAGCGCGGTGAGGATCTGACGCGGCTGCCCGGTATCGGCGCGGATCTCGCGGCGAAGATCCGCGAGATCGTGGAGACCGGCAAATGCCGTGCGCTGGAAAAGCTGCGCCAGGAACTGCCGCCGGCGATCACCGAGCTGCTGCACATTCCGGGCCTGGGCCCGAAGCGCGTGCGCACGCTGTGGCACGAACTCGACGTGCAGACCCTCGAGCAGCTCGCGCGCGCCGCACGCGACGGGCGCATCCGCGCCTTGCCCGGTTTCGGCGCGAAGACCGAGGCGAACATCCTGCAGGCGGTCGAGCAGCATCTGTCGCAGAGCAAACGGCTCAAGCTCGCGATCGCCGCGCAGTATGCGGACTCTTTGGCTGCCTGGCTGAAAGGCGCGCCGGCGGTGGAGCGGATCGAAGTCGCCGGCAGTTTCCGCCGTTCGCGGGAGACCGTCGGCGATCTCGACCTCCTCGTCGCCACGCATGATGCGCAAGCCGTGATGCGGCGCTTCACGGCCTATGAGGAGATGCGCGACGTGCTCGCAGCCGGCGAGACGCGCGGCAGCGTGATCCTGAAAAGCGGCCTGCAGGTCGATCTGCGCGTGATCGAACCGGAGTCCTGGGGTGCGGCGCTGCTCTACTTCACCGGCTCGAAAGCGCACAACATCGCCTTGCGCAGGCTCGCCCAGGAGGCTGGCCTCAAGCTCAACGAATACGGGCTGTTCCGCGGCCGGCAGCGTCTCGCCGGGGGCAGCGAAGAGGACGTCTATGCGGCGCTGGGACTCGACTGGATCCCGCCCGAGCTGCGTGAAGATCGCGGCGAGATCGGCGCGGCGCGCACACACCGTCTGCCGAAGCTGGTCACGCTGGCCGACCTGCGCGGCGACCTGCACGTGCATACCCAGGCCACCGACGGCCACGACACGCTCGAGGCGATGGCTGCCGAAGCGCAGCGGCTGGGCTTCGAATATCTGGCGATCACCGAACATTCGCAGCGGCTGAAGATGGTGCATGGCCTCGATGCGCGACGGCTGCGCGAACAGTGCGCGAAGATCGACCGGCTCAACGAAGGCTTCAAGGGTTTCCGGCTGTTGAAAGGCATCGAGGTCGACATCCTCGAAGATGGCCGTCTCGACCTGCCCGACGACGTGCTCGGCGAGCTCGATCTGGTGGTGGCGGCGATCCACAGCCGTTTCGACCTGCCGCGCGCCAAGCAGACCGAGCGCATCCTGCGCGCGCTCGATCATCCCTATGTCAGCATCCTCGCCCATCCGAGCGGGCGGCTGATCGACGCGCGGCCGCCGTTCGACGTCGATATGGCGCGGATCGTGCGCGCGGCGAAACAGCGCGGCTGTTTCCTCGAACTCAATGCCCATCCCGAGCGGCTCGATTTGACCGACAGCGATTGCCTGTTGGCCAAGGATGAAGGCGTGCTGGTGGCGATCGATTCCGATGCGCACAGCCGCGCCGATTTCGCCAACCTGCGCTTTGGTGTCGGTCAGGCGCGGCGCGGCTGGCTGGAAGCCAAGGACGTGCTGAACACGCGGCCGTTGGCCGAGCTGTCGTCCCTGTTGGCGAGGACACGGAAATGA
- a CDS encoding dihydrolipoamide acetyltransferase family protein produces MIEFRLPSLGADMDEGTLLEWKVKPGDRVEKGQVIAIVDTAKAAIDVECWQEGTVHRLIAEPGQKMPVGTVMALLLEPGETVPAEAATATPHTGSNESREVSSGSGALREVGAGGTAPPPAPEAGERRRISPAARKRAAELGVAVEKLIGSGPQGAVTLEDVEKAAARPAPAAPPGDRFLAMRQTIAAAMSRSKREIPHYYVSEDIPLARMLAWLQETNAQRPMTERLLPAAVLLKAVARALANYPELNGHYRDGAFQPAQAVHLGVAISLRAGGLIAPAILDAGAKPLTKLMQELADLVRRTRAGSLKSAELSAATITVTNLGDQGSHGVFGVITPPQVALVGFGRIAERPWAENGGLKALPVVTASLSADHRVSDGHRGALFLRELSDLLQQPEELAR; encoded by the coding sequence ATGATCGAATTCAGGCTGCCATCGCTCGGTGCCGACATGGACGAGGGCACCCTGCTCGAATGGAAGGTGAAGCCGGGCGACAGGGTCGAAAAGGGCCAGGTGATCGCGATCGTCGATACCGCGAAGGCCGCGATCGACGTCGAATGCTGGCAGGAAGGCACCGTGCATCGCCTGATCGCCGAGCCGGGGCAGAAGATGCCGGTCGGCACGGTGATGGCACTGCTGCTCGAACCCGGCGAGACAGTGCCGGCCGAAGCGGCGACGGCAACCCCGCACACCGGCAGCAACGAAAGCCGAGAAGTCTCCTCGGGTAGCGGCGCACTGCGCGAAGTCGGCGCTGGTGGAACGGCACCCCCGCCCGCTCCAGAGGCGGGTGAGCGGCGCCGCATCTCGCCGGCGGCGAGGAAACGCGCCGCCGAGCTGGGCGTCGCTGTCGAAAAGCTCATCGGCAGCGGGCCGCAGGGCGCAGTGACGCTCGAAGACGTCGAGAAAGCGGCGGCCCGACCCGCGCCCGCCGCGCCGCCGGGCGATCGTTTCCTGGCGATGCGCCAGACCATCGCCGCGGCGATGAGCCGTTCCAAGCGCGAGATTCCGCATTACTACGTCAGCGAGGACATTCCGCTCGCCCGCATGCTGGCCTGGCTGCAGGAAACGAACGCGCAGCGGCCGATGACCGAGCGCCTCTTGCCGGCCGCGGTGCTGCTCAAAGCCGTGGCACGCGCCTTGGCAAACTATCCCGAGCTCAACGGCCATTACCGCGATGGCGCCTTCCAGCCGGCGCAAGCGGTGCATCTGGGCGTGGCGATCTCGTTGCGCGCGGGCGGGCTGATCGCCCCGGCGATCCTCGATGCCGGCGCGAAGCCGCTCACAAAGCTGATGCAGGAACTCGCCGATCTCGTCCGGCGCACCCGTGCCGGCTCGCTGAAAAGCGCCGAGCTTTCCGCGGCGACGATCACCGTGACCAATCTCGGCGACCAGGGCAGTCATGGCGTGTTCGGCGTCATCACCCCGCCGCAGGTGGCGCTGGTCGGATTCGGGCGCATCGCCGAACGGCCGTGGGCGGAGAATGGTGGGCTGAAAGCGCTGCCGGTGGTCACCGCCAGCCTTTCGGCCGACCACCGCGTCTCGGACGGCCATCGCGGCGCGCTGTTCCTGCGCGAACTTTCCGACCTGCTGCAACAACCGGAGGAACTCGCGCGATGA